The Chiloscyllium punctatum isolate Juve2018m chromosome 30, sChiPun1.3, whole genome shotgun sequence genome includes a region encoding these proteins:
- the LOC140455472 gene encoding class I histocompatibility antigen, F10 alpha chain-like isoform X3 gives MFSLLIFQFVNSRYFPITFYSQSLIGIGKVDSQNVADPSLHLPVFFPGLSRQQFLADSLSMKFWDDATDQAITHTGLAKENLKSIMKRTNQTSGIHTLQWIHSVEVSEDGSVKRSMRFGFDGKDHISLEPDRMRWVAANHFAAINKEKWNSDQSWNYYWESYLQKTSVEHLNRYLEVVKDYFIRKVQPEVFISRREPSRQDKPLTLSCLVTGFDPVDIEVTWRRNGEVMSETHSSGVRPNHDGTHQIQKEIEINAGDEDQYSCQIEHSSLAEAQLYQWENLKSNWLHSQLGSLIASMVILLVVIVGIVGIIIWKRSRRGSPSRPYTTAPTSNDPGAASS, from the exons ATGTTTAGTTTGTTAATTTTTCAGTTTGTGAACAGCAGATATTTTCCAATCACTTTTTATTCCCAATCCCTGATTGGAATAGGGAAAGTGGATTCCCAGAATGTTGCTGAtccttctctccatctccctgtgttTTTCCCTGGTCTCTCCCG GCAGCAGTTCCTGGCTGATTCACTCAGTATGAAATTCTGGGACGATGCTACAGATCAGGCGATCACACACACCGGGCTGGCAAAGGAGAATCTGAAATCAATCATGAAAAGGACAAACCAGACTTCAG GAATTCACACTCTCCAATGGATACATTCTGTTGAGGTCAGTGAAGATGGCTCTGTGAAGAGATCGATGAGATTTGGATTTGATGGAAAGGACCACATTAGTTTAGAACCAGACAGAATGAGATGGGTTGCCGCAAACCACTTTGCAGCGATCAATAAAGAGAAATGGAATTCAGATCAATCCTGGAACTACTATTGGGAATCATATCTGCAAAAAACATCTGTTGAACATTTAAACAGATATCTGGAAGTTGTAAAGGATTATTTCATAAGGAAAG TTCAGCCTGAAGTGTTCATCTCCAGGAGGGAGCCCAGTCGTCAGGACAAGCCGCTCACTCTCTCCTGTCTGGTCACTGGGTTTGATCCTGTAGACATCGAGGTTACCTGGCGAAGGAATGGAGAGGTCATGTCTGAGACACATTCCTCGGGGGTTCGACCGAACCACGATGGGACCCATCAGATTCAGAAAGAGATTGAGATCAATGCTGGGGATGAGGATCAATACTCCTGTCAAATTGAACACAGCAGCCTGGCAGAGGCCCAGCTCTATCAGTGGG AAAATCTGAAAAGCAATTGGCTGCATTCCCAACTTGGAAGTCTCATTGCATCAATGGTCATTCTATTGGTTGTAATTGTCGGGATAGTCGGAATAATCATCTGGAAAAGGTCACGGAGAG GTTCACCAAGCAGGCCCTACACAACAGCTCCCA CTTCTAATGACCCTGGTGCAGCTTCTTCATGA
- the LOC140455472 gene encoding class I histocompatibility antigen, F10 alpha chain-like isoform X5, translating into MLPELLCSSSTSNPEYMFVGQQFLADSLSMKFWDDATDQAITHTGLAKENLKSIMKRTNQTSGIHTLQWIHSVEVSEDGSVKRSMRFGFDGKDHISLEPDRMRWVAANHFAAINKEKWNSDQSWNYYWESYLQKTSVEHLNRYLEVVKDYFIRKVQPEVFISRREPSRQDKPLTLSCLVTGFDPVDIEVTWRRNGEVMSETHSSGVRPNHDGTHQIQKEIEINAGDEDQYSCQIEHSSLAEAQLYQWENLKSNWLHSQLGSLIASMVILLVVIVGIVGIIIWKRSRRGSPSRPYTTAPTSNDPGAASS; encoded by the exons atgttgcctgaactgctgtgctcttccagcacctctaatccagaatatatgtttgtggg GCAGCAGTTCCTGGCTGATTCACTCAGTATGAAATTCTGGGACGATGCTACAGATCAGGCGATCACACACACCGGGCTGGCAAAGGAGAATCTGAAATCAATCATGAAAAGGACAAACCAGACTTCAG GAATTCACACTCTCCAATGGATACATTCTGTTGAGGTCAGTGAAGATGGCTCTGTGAAGAGATCGATGAGATTTGGATTTGATGGAAAGGACCACATTAGTTTAGAACCAGACAGAATGAGATGGGTTGCCGCAAACCACTTTGCAGCGATCAATAAAGAGAAATGGAATTCAGATCAATCCTGGAACTACTATTGGGAATCATATCTGCAAAAAACATCTGTTGAACATTTAAACAGATATCTGGAAGTTGTAAAGGATTATTTCATAAGGAAAG TTCAGCCTGAAGTGTTCATCTCCAGGAGGGAGCCCAGTCGTCAGGACAAGCCGCTCACTCTCTCCTGTCTGGTCACTGGGTTTGATCCTGTAGACATCGAGGTTACCTGGCGAAGGAATGGAGAGGTCATGTCTGAGACACATTCCTCGGGGGTTCGACCGAACCACGATGGGACCCATCAGATTCAGAAAGAGATTGAGATCAATGCTGGGGATGAGGATCAATACTCCTGTCAAATTGAACACAGCAGCCTGGCAGAGGCCCAGCTCTATCAGTGGG AAAATCTGAAAAGCAATTGGCTGCATTCCCAACTTGGAAGTCTCATTGCATCAATGGTCATTCTATTGGTTGTAATTGTCGGGATAGTCGGAATAATCATCTGGAAAAGGTCACGGAGAG GTTCACCAAGCAGGCCCTACACAACAGCTCCCA CTTCTAATGACCCTGGTGCAGCTTCTTCATGA
- the LOC140455472 gene encoding class I histocompatibility antigen, F10 alpha chain-like isoform X1 produces the protein MLLILLSISLCFSLVSPETNSRTIKYTIVSGEQDFPEVTVVAMVNGIQTGYFDSDTRRCVPRQQFLADSLSMKFWDDATDQAITHTGLAKENLKSIMKRTNQTSGIHTLQWIHSVEVSEDGSVKRSMRFGFDGKDHISLEPDRMRWVAANHFAAINKEKWNSDQSWNYYWESYLQKTSVEHLNRYLEVVKDYFIRKVQPEVFISRREPSRQDKPLTLSCLVTGFDPVDIEVTWRRNGEVMSETHSSGVRPNHDGTHQIQKEIEINAGDEDQYSCQIEHSSLAEAQLYQWENLKSNWLHSQLGSLIASMVILLVVIVGIVGIIIWKRSRRGSPSRPYTTAPTSNDPGAASS, from the exons ATGTTGCTGAtccttctctccatctccctgtgttTTTCCCTGGTCTCTCCCG AGACTAACTCTCGAACTATAAAATATACAATTGTCTCAGGAGAACAAGATTTCCCTGAAGTCACTGTTGTTGCGATGGTCAACGGAATACAAACAGGTTACTTTGACAGTGATACCCGTCGCTGTGTCCCCAGGCAGCAGTTCCTGGCTGATTCACTCAGTATGAAATTCTGGGACGATGCTACAGATCAGGCGATCACACACACCGGGCTGGCAAAGGAGAATCTGAAATCAATCATGAAAAGGACAAACCAGACTTCAG GAATTCACACTCTCCAATGGATACATTCTGTTGAGGTCAGTGAAGATGGCTCTGTGAAGAGATCGATGAGATTTGGATTTGATGGAAAGGACCACATTAGTTTAGAACCAGACAGAATGAGATGGGTTGCCGCAAACCACTTTGCAGCGATCAATAAAGAGAAATGGAATTCAGATCAATCCTGGAACTACTATTGGGAATCATATCTGCAAAAAACATCTGTTGAACATTTAAACAGATATCTGGAAGTTGTAAAGGATTATTTCATAAGGAAAG TTCAGCCTGAAGTGTTCATCTCCAGGAGGGAGCCCAGTCGTCAGGACAAGCCGCTCACTCTCTCCTGTCTGGTCACTGGGTTTGATCCTGTAGACATCGAGGTTACCTGGCGAAGGAATGGAGAGGTCATGTCTGAGACACATTCCTCGGGGGTTCGACCGAACCACGATGGGACCCATCAGATTCAGAAAGAGATTGAGATCAATGCTGGGGATGAGGATCAATACTCCTGTCAAATTGAACACAGCAGCCTGGCAGAGGCCCAGCTCTATCAGTGGG AAAATCTGAAAAGCAATTGGCTGCATTCCCAACTTGGAAGTCTCATTGCATCAATGGTCATTCTATTGGTTGTAATTGTCGGGATAGTCGGAATAATCATCTGGAAAAGGTCACGGAGAG GTTCACCAAGCAGGCCCTACACAACAGCTCCCA CTTCTAATGACCCTGGTGCAGCTTCTTCATGA
- the LOC140455472 gene encoding class I histocompatibility antigen, F10 alpha chain-like isoform X2 codes for MLLILLSISLCFSLVSPETNSRTIKYTIVSGEQDFPEVTVVAMVNGIQTGYFDSDTRRCVPRQQFLADSLSMKFWDDATDQAITHTGLAKENLKSIMKRTNQTSGIHTLQWIHSVEVSEDGSVKRSMRFGFDGKDHISLEPDRMRWVAANHFAAINKEKWNSDQSWNYYWESYLQKTSVEHLNRYLEVVKDYFIRKVQPEVFISRREPSRQDKPLTLSCLVTGFDPVDIEVTWRRNGEVMSETHSSGVRPNHDGTHQIQKEIEINAGDEDQYSCQIEHSSLAEAQLYQWENLKSNWLHSQLGSLIASMVILLVVIVGIVGIIIWKRSRRGSPSRTYTTAPSK; via the exons ATGTTGCTGAtccttctctccatctccctgtgttTTTCCCTGGTCTCTCCCG AGACTAACTCTCGAACTATAAAATATACAATTGTCTCAGGAGAACAAGATTTCCCTGAAGTCACTGTTGTTGCGATGGTCAACGGAATACAAACAGGTTACTTTGACAGTGATACCCGTCGCTGTGTCCCCAGGCAGCAGTTCCTGGCTGATTCACTCAGTATGAAATTCTGGGACGATGCTACAGATCAGGCGATCACACACACCGGGCTGGCAAAGGAGAATCTGAAATCAATCATGAAAAGGACAAACCAGACTTCAG GAATTCACACTCTCCAATGGATACATTCTGTTGAGGTCAGTGAAGATGGCTCTGTGAAGAGATCGATGAGATTTGGATTTGATGGAAAGGACCACATTAGTTTAGAACCAGACAGAATGAGATGGGTTGCCGCAAACCACTTTGCAGCGATCAATAAAGAGAAATGGAATTCAGATCAATCCTGGAACTACTATTGGGAATCATATCTGCAAAAAACATCTGTTGAACATTTAAACAGATATCTGGAAGTTGTAAAGGATTATTTCATAAGGAAAG TTCAGCCTGAAGTGTTCATCTCCAGGAGGGAGCCCAGTCGTCAGGACAAGCCGCTCACTCTCTCCTGTCTGGTCACTGGGTTTGATCCTGTAGACATCGAGGTTACCTGGCGAAGGAATGGAGAGGTCATGTCTGAGACACATTCCTCGGGGGTTCGACCGAACCACGATGGGACCCATCAGATTCAGAAAGAGATTGAGATCAATGCTGGGGATGAGGATCAATACTCCTGTCAAATTGAACACAGCAGCCTGGCAGAGGCCCAGCTCTATCAGTGGG AAAATCTGAAAAGCAATTGGCTGCATTCCCAACTTGGAAGTCTCATTGCATCAATGGTCATTCTATTGGTTGTAATTGTCGGGATAGTCGGAATAATCATCTGGAAAAGGTCACGGAGAG
- the LOC140455472 gene encoding class I histocompatibility antigen, F10 alpha chain-like isoform X4, translating to MLLILLSISLCFSLVSPETNSRTIKYTIVSGEQDFPEVTVVAMVNGIQTGYFDSDTRRCVPRQQFLADSLSMKFWDDATDQAITHTGLAKENLKSIMKRTNQTSGIHTLQWIHSVEVSEDGSVKRSMRFGFDGKDHISLEPDRMRWVAANHFAAINKEKWNSDQSWNYYWESYLQKTSVEHLNRYLEVVKDYFIRKVQPEVFISRREPSRQDKPLTLSCLVTGFDPVDIEVTWRRNGEVMSETHSSGVRPNHDGTHQIQKEIEINAGDEDQYSCQIEHSSLAEAQLYQWGSPNPKLPEPFGDSRFPQPCYW from the exons ATGTTGCTGAtccttctctccatctccctgtgttTTTCCCTGGTCTCTCCCG AGACTAACTCTCGAACTATAAAATATACAATTGTCTCAGGAGAACAAGATTTCCCTGAAGTCACTGTTGTTGCGATGGTCAACGGAATACAAACAGGTTACTTTGACAGTGATACCCGTCGCTGTGTCCCCAGGCAGCAGTTCCTGGCTGATTCACTCAGTATGAAATTCTGGGACGATGCTACAGATCAGGCGATCACACACACCGGGCTGGCAAAGGAGAATCTGAAATCAATCATGAAAAGGACAAACCAGACTTCAG GAATTCACACTCTCCAATGGATACATTCTGTTGAGGTCAGTGAAGATGGCTCTGTGAAGAGATCGATGAGATTTGGATTTGATGGAAAGGACCACATTAGTTTAGAACCAGACAGAATGAGATGGGTTGCCGCAAACCACTTTGCAGCGATCAATAAAGAGAAATGGAATTCAGATCAATCCTGGAACTACTATTGGGAATCATATCTGCAAAAAACATCTGTTGAACATTTAAACAGATATCTGGAAGTTGTAAAGGATTATTTCATAAGGAAAG TTCAGCCTGAAGTGTTCATCTCCAGGAGGGAGCCCAGTCGTCAGGACAAGCCGCTCACTCTCTCCTGTCTGGTCACTGGGTTTGATCCTGTAGACATCGAGGTTACCTGGCGAAGGAATGGAGAGGTCATGTCTGAGACACATTCCTCGGGGGTTCGACCGAACCACGATGGGACCCATCAGATTCAGAAAGAGATTGAGATCAATGCTGGGGATGAGGATCAATACTCCTGTCAAATTGAACACAGCAGCCTGGCAGAGGCCCAGCTCTATCAGTGGG GGTCTCCGAATCCCAAACTTCCAGAGCCTTTTGGGGATTCCAGATTCCCACAGCCCTGTTATTGGTGA